The Oscarella lobularis chromosome 12, ooOscLobu1.1, whole genome shotgun sequence genome window below encodes:
- the LOC136194248 gene encoding microtubule-associated protein tau-like yields MTTKLSFDLRPEFSLSGMNTAGNRSAIVSSAKTTWRPSPSLQFEQRKLTKSYLTRSAPCFPKSGAISKEKRFESVTAKVGSLDRVRKKSSDDALQLSERDESRDEVRKRMVKTVSAPNVRYDETGKVHIIEERLTFKARAQSRIGSKDNISHKPSGGNVCITNQKLTYRQKARSRTNSGEVPVGARRPSDVAATQTKSKTPNPLDKRRVRSEGSRPVQLPLGLRRYSHETHQRSLSDETKRSSADRERKLGKVQKELVSLPEEKEES; encoded by the exons ATGACAACGAAGCTTTCCTTCGATCTACGTCCCGAATTTTCCCTGAGCGGCATGAACACGGCCGGAAACCGCAGTGCCATTGTTTCTTCAGCTAAAACAACGTGGCGACC GTCTCCGAGTTTGCAGTTTGAACAGCGAAAGCTGACCAAAAGCTACTTGACTAGATCGGCGCCTTGCTTTCCCAAGAGCGGTGCAATCAGTAAAGAAAA GCGCTTTGAAAGCGTTACAGCAAAAGTGGGCTCTTTGGATCGCGTCAG GAAGAAAAGCAGTGACGATGCTTTACAACTCAGTGAACGTGATGAAAGCCGGGACGAAGTTCGGAAAAGAATGGTCAAAACAGTATCAGCGCCAAACGTACGTTACGATGAAA CTGGAAAGGTTCACATTATCGAAGAAAGACTAACTTTCAAAGCGCGTGCGCAATCGAGAATAGGATCAAAAGATAACATCAGTCACAAACCGAGTGGTGGCAACGTGTGCATAACCAATCAAAAGCTTACCTACAGACAAAAAGCTCGCTCGCGAACGAACAGTGGGGAAGTGCCGGTGGGCGCTAGGCGACCGTCCGATGTTGCGGCGACGCAGACTAAATCAAAGACGCCAAATCCTCTTGATAAACGGAGAGTGCGAAGCGAAGGAAGTCGGCCTGTTCAGTTGCCCCTGGGACTTCGGCGATATTCACATGAGACTCATCAGAGATCATTGAGTGACGAGACAAAGAGATCGAGCGCAGATAGGGAGAGAAAATTAGGAAAGGTTCAAAAAGAGCTCGTGTCATTGCcggaagaaaaggaagaatcTTAA
- the LOC136194259 gene encoding cytoplasmic dynein 2 intermediate chain 1-like gives MPSGKASRKAPAEKSKDDTWKEAELAKYLQTDSSRKTRDHSRERTKPSSKREEGRKEGGDRRDSKTERKERERASEERERKQKDDEKREKRRRQRDGTERDDRRHSEKPRDGSVDRRKHERRQEKRSENDESKDRRKGEREKSRKTESGRAGSNDVKDREGRSRRRDDDAGAPARVRSGKRERDSGGKRKRELIEKKVIDSGKDNKLGKLSPELEREESLEDENGGGGDDAVKRREKELLEKLAIEEHNQKMRQRQEEIDDEVTAAVEDEDEDTHLRGDKLSGVVAPVAVLDDGGGAPAEDLYDEDDFEDYDEDDFEEDDGEDLNLNEVLQAINKENKLHESLKGTKQSRSPSLSQEDQSGDTPPRPVSMGFGFNFRSALDRQTVEKAAKKSKKRGEELVKLIELDFYAIEILDLAPQSEYELYIKRYGRANTRQVFVQTNEDDVEQEVQTEPIPITEKWTQHPPEDVHGFGGGNLDKDDDEEELTYRSEDSMRLSTFVSKASQVVSILLEESSSGVSHRDSHRKKSSQSFSRGYVSLPSTASAFFGRRPVVCTFSPTQTNLLGTAFGAPPRSAVASPNDIFSDLGLVCVWNINDTKHPEKVLVCESLPLCCCFGPSKASLVFAGTDDGSVVVWDLREPVSMHRTRQIGDVNWVVRAPTYTTAGSSSTDSHQSPITSIASVVSKQGTHSSFTEDQSDGASGLSYQVATLDESGVVNIWVVIELYKPDPAGSESDLGLVPGGRVKLVPSASVVVETPSRFSGRVPMLFKPFEFDFNPDDPNHFYIATDLGCVLHGIRYGNRAIPHQYKTRIDVAIDVTTVDVSPFSSSYFLAGCSDGSIRLHSIRREYPILHWNRFGQGSSIQCVRWSRSRPHVFYALDQSPTLHIWDLKVSDAAPVVSEKFDKKKPLAFCLSNDHVALGIGLSGRQPEMALCFADGSVESHILQEKYSSCQPNEVSEFIRYAESNG, from the exons ATGCCATCTGGAAAA GCCTCTAGAAAAGCTCCAGCGGAGAAATCGAAGGACGACACATGGAAAGAAGCCGAATTAGCCAAATACCTTCAG ACCGATAGTAGCCGGAAAACGCGCGATCACAgccgagaaagaacgaaacCGAGCTCGAAGCGCGAGGagggaagaaaggaaggCGGAGATCGACGAGACAGCAAAACGGAGCGCAAAGAGCGCGAGCGCGCCAGCGAGGAGAGAGAACGAAagcaaaaagacgacgaaaaaagggaaaaacgacgcagaCAACGAGACGGAACGGAACGCGATGACAGACGTCACTCCGAAAAGCCGAGAGACGGATCAGTCGATCGCCGAAAGCACGAACGAAGACAGGAGAAGCGTTCGGAgaacgacgagtcgaaagatcgtcgaaaaggagaaagagaaaaatcgaggAAGACGGAAAGTGGGCGTGCGGgcagcaatgacgtcaaagataGAGAAGGGAGGTCAAGGAGACGCGATGACGATGCGGGTGCTCCCGCGAGAGTTCGTTCCggcaagagagaaagagattcggggggaaagagaaagagggaATTGATCGAGAAGAAAGTGATTGACAGTGGAAAG GATAACAAGCTAGGAAAGCTTAGTCCAGAATT GGAGCGCGAAGAGTCTttagaagacgagaacggcggcggcggcgacgacgcagtgaagaggagagagaaagagctaTTAGAAAAACTCGCAATAGAAGAG CATAATCAAAAGATGAGGCAAAgacaagaagaaattgacgac GAGGTGACTGCTGCtgtggaagacgaagacgaagatacTCACCTAAGAGGAGATAAACTCAGCGGCGTTGTAGCACCGGTTGCGGTTCTCGACGATGGAGGGGGAGCCCCCGCTGAGGATCTctacgatgaagacgactttGAA GATTATGACGAGGACGATTTTGAGGAAGACGATGGCGAAGATCTCAATCTAAACGAAGTCCTCCAAGCGATtaataaagaaaacaaacTGCACGAATCCCTCAAAGGAACTAAGCAAAGCAGAAGTCCGTCATTATCACAG GAAGATCAGTCCGGAG ACACTCCACCGAGGCCCGTAAGCATGGGTTTTGGATTCAATTTTCGATCCGCACTAGATAGGCAAACCGTGGAAAAAGCAGCGAAGAAGTCAAAAAAGAGAGGAGAA GAACTAGTTAAATTAATTGAACTCGATTTTTACGCAATTGAGATCCTCGATCTTGCTCCACAATCCGAGTACGAGCTCTACATCAAAAGATACGGCAGGGCCAATACGAGACAA GTTTTCGTGCAAACgaatgaagatgacgtcgagcaAGAAGTCCAAACGGAGCCAATTCCAATCACGGAAAAATGGACTCAGCATCCGCCAGAAGACGTTCACGGTTTTGGCGGAG GTAATTTGGacaaggacgacgacgaagaagagctgaCGTATCGCAGCGAAGATTCGATGCGTCTATCGACATTTGTATCAAAGGCATCTCAA gttgtTTCGATTCTGCTCGAGGAATCGTCTTCCGGCGTCTCGCATCGCGATTCGCATCGCAAGAAGTCGTCGCAGTCGTTCAGTCGCGGCTACgtctcgttgccgtcgaccgCCTCCGCGTTTTTCGGTCGTCGACCCGTCGTCTGCACGTTCAGTCCGACGCAGACGAATCTTCTCGGCACGGCGTTCGGCGCGCCGCCGCGAAGCGCCGTCGCCTCGCCGAACGACATTTTCAGCGATTTGGGTCTCGTCTGCGTTTGGAACATAAACGATACGAAGCATCCGGAAAA GGTTCTCGTTTGCGAGTCGTTGCCGCTCTGCTGCTGTTTTGGACCGAGCAAAGCGTCGCTGGTCTTCGCCGGCACG GACGATGGTTCGGTTGTCGTTTGGGATCTTCGCGAGCCCGTTTCGATGCACAGAACGCGTCAAATTGGCGACGTCAATTGGGTTGTTCGAGCTCCCACGTACACCACCG CTGGTTCCTCTAGCACCGACAGCCATCAGAGTCCGATCACATCTATTGCGTCTGTTGTTTCTAAGCAGGGAACGCATAGCAGTTTTACAGAAGATCAATCAG ATGGAGCCTCCGGCTTGTCGTATCAAGTAGCAACGCTTGACGAATCTGGCGTCGTTAATATATGG gTTGTTATTGAACTATATAAGCCAGATCCAGCTGGTTCTGAATCTGACTTGGGTCTTGTACCGGGTGGACGTGTCAAATTGGTACCAAGTGCTTCTGTAGTCGTAGAAACGCCGAGCAG ATTTTCTGGTCGCGTTCCTATGCTCTTCAAGCCGTTTGAATTTGACTTCAATCCAGATGATCCGAATCATTTTTACATAGCTACAGATCTA GGCTGCGTTCTTCACGGCATTCGCTATGGAAACAGAGCCATACCACACCAGTACAAAACCCGCATAG ACGTAGCTATTGACGTCACCACAGTGGACGTGTctcccttctcctcttcctacTTTCTTGCCGGTTGCTCCGATGGTAGCATTAGGCTTCATAGCATTCGTCGCG AGTATCCTATTTTGCATTGGAATCGCTTCGGTCAAGGTAGTTCGATTCAATGCGTTCGCTGGTCGCGTAGTCGGCCTCACGTTTTTTACGCACTCGACCAATCGCCTACGCTTCATATATG GGACTTGAAAGTCTCTGACGCGGCTCCTGTTGTGAGTGAAAAATTCGATAAGAAAAA GCCTTTGGCGTTTTGCCTATCTAATGATCACGTGGCTCTTGGTATTGGGCTTTCTGGTCGTCAGCCTGAAATG GCTCTCTGCTTTGCTGATGGAAGCGTCGAGAGTCACATCCTCCAGGAGAAGTATTCCTCGTGCCAACCGAACGAAGTATCTGAATTTATTAGGTACGCCGAAAGCAATGGCTAA
- the LOC136194261 gene encoding TNF receptor-associated factor 6-like: MGDEDGGYDAPFIEPLDKDLECPICLMALRDPMQTPCGHLMCRTCIDRIASSRSQFQCPLDKAIVKKEEANPSPWHRRKVMGLQVKCSQYEKGCSWKGSVAEFERHQLSCNHLTRDCIYNSIGCQVAPMNQTDMDAHEVSAAAAHNRLLLARLGTVERELRLQMGERSNGVFMWKIDNWSKLSHDAKTGKISFIFSDPFYAGYPGYKMCLKVFPQGADEVKGQYLSVGLCIMKGDFDHLLKWPFRHSFMLSVLDQQEVSKHAMATLDPARKLPISEKNFGKPTRERNEGRGFPRMISLTELESRAYIRDNAIIVRAQVHLD, encoded by the exons ATGGGAGACGAAGACGGTGGCTACGACGCACCCTTCATCGAGCCTCTAGACAAAGACTTAGAATGTCCCATATGTCTGATGGCTCTGCGAGATCCCATGCAAACACCGTGCGGTCACCTCATGTGTAGAACCTGCATCGATAGGATAGCAAG TAGTCGAAGTCAATTTCAATGTCCTCTCGATAAGGCCATAgtgaagaaagaggaa GCCAATCCGTCACCGTGGCATCGCCGCAAAGTCATGGGTTTACAAGTGAAATGCAGTCAGTACGAAAAAGGCTGTTCGTGGAAGGGAAGCGTGGCCGAGTTCGAG AGACACCAATTGAGCTGCAATCATCTGACGAGAGACTGCATCTACAACTCAATAGGCTGCCAAGTGGCTCcc atgaaTCAAACCGATATGGACGCGCACGAGgtgtcggcggcggcggctcaCAATCGCCTTCTTCTCGCTCGACTCGGTACGGTAGAGCGAGAATTGCGTCTGCAGATGGGCGAACGCTCCAACGGCGTTTTCATGTGGAAAATCGACAACTGGTCAAAATTGTCGCACGACGCGAAAACCGGAAAAATTAGTTTCATATTCAGCGATCCTTTCTACGCGGGCTATCCCGGCTATAAAATGTGCCTAAAAGTCTTCCCCCAAGGGGCCGACGAAGTGAAAGGGCAATATTTGTCGGTGGGACTGTGCATAATGAAAGGCGATTTCGATCATTTGCTCAAGTGGCCGTTTCGGCATTCTTTTATGCTTTCGGTATTGGATCAGCAGGAGGTGTCGAAACACGCGATGGCGACGCTCGATCCCGCGCGAAAGTTACCCATTAGCGAGAAAAATTTCGGGAAACCGACAAGGGAGCGCAACGAAGGGCGAGGCTTTCCGCGAATGATTAGTTTGACGGAGTTAGAATCGAGGGCGTACATTCGCGACAACGCTATTATTGTTCGAGCGCAAGTCCATCTCGATTAA
- the LOC136194000 gene encoding apoptosis regulator BAX-like: protein MASIAIPKPSESTTDGDMSIEDIASGVFAQILPKTTGATPAELAEHGIKQPAKEGTRQMVSYLKTIGDRLDQDAQFDGLMNRLEISADTVYDTFKEVASNIFRSGITWGRVAVLFMFGAKLAVRAFYDTPTIIKKLLEWVARFVTERLLNWITASGGWSALATFVAERFADSLTLNDTDGNSTDGSSSSINLPLTQSNWRWLVVGVGIGIAVSGWMFMQKS, encoded by the exons ATGGCATCGATAGCGATTCCCAAACCgtccgaatcgacgacggacggCGACATGTCGATCGAGGACATCGCTTCGGGCGTCTTCGCTCAAATTCTTCCGAAAACGACGGGCGCAACGCCGGCCGAACTGGCCGAACACGGCATCAAGCAGCCGGCGAAAGAGGGAACGCGTCAGATGGTCTCCTATCTGAAAACGATCGGCGATCGGTTGGATCAGGACGCGCAATTTGACGGGCTCATGAACAGACTCGAGATATCCGCCGACACTGTCTACGATACCTTCAAGGAG GTTGCTTCGAATATATTTCGTAGTGGAATAACGTGGGGTAGGGTCGCCGTTCTCTTCATGTTCGGCGCGAAATTGGCCGTTCGAGCGTTCTACGACACGCCGACTATCATCAAGAAGCTTCTCGAATGGGTCGCTCGATTCGTCACCGAACGCCTCCTAAATTGGATTACGGCCAGCGGAGGCTGG TCGGCTTTGGCCactttcgtcgccgagagATTCGCCGATTCGTTGACGTTGAACGATACGGACGGAAACAGCACGGACGGGAGCTCGTCGTCCATAAATCTTCCTCTGACTCAGTCAAATTGGCGCTGGTTGGTGGTCGGCGTAGGCATAGGCATTGCAGTTAGTGGCTGGATGTTTATGCAGAAATCCTAG
- the LOC136193999 gene encoding uncharacterized protein: MSKVGEGPSLRNAYAVVHKGDKEVYVVDGGRAGDGSIYHVNLDNGDRTLVSGRERGSGPTTKVVRGFDIDSSGTIFVGDQATASILRVDPTSGERRLVSCSTFDSALGSGPTLENLTGMTVDRTTGTIYYTDYNVGAVVRVDLQSGDRELVSGADRGAGPTMKHPVNVATGSDGSIYVVDSLHATLFKIDPTTGDRVVVSGNGTGTGIELGTVLGLAIRSANALLVLSSTSVISVDAATGDRTVVSGADRGFGSKLSHPVNMALINADEVIVADHIPPALHRVNLSTGERQIVSSTPVDGIHFATDTAILPSGRIAVCDYGHQAIWGVDPTSGDRAIMSGKGRGKGPDLVHPFGVIVADKDSLVVLDRGTQSLIRVNCATGDRTVISSHSADAEVPFRNPFALTKRDNGDFLVFDNAQHALLNVTSSGCRSVLSSDAVGSGPSLRLVMAIHQLSDGKVLAVCRNSTLALINLENGDREPLSLSGATISSPVSTCKGTSPDTVFVAQFGHCDCAIVSIDLKEKKASLVTSANVASDPTVGSGAEMKIPLGCTLGEDGNLYYADAHYSSVVKVSLKNGRRCEVTSSTVGKTVSVI, encoded by the exons ATGAGCAAAGTCGGAGAAGGACCGTCTCTACGAAACGCGTACGCCGTCGTCCACAAGGGCGACAAAGAAgtctacgtcgtcgacggcggccgAGCCGGCGACGGGTCCATCTATCACGTGAATCTCGACAACGGCGACCGTACACTCGTCTCGGGACGCGAACGCGGATCGGGACCGACGACAAAGGTCGTCCGCGGCTTCGACATCGATTCGTCGGGCACGATCTTCGTCGGCGATCAGGCGACGGCATCCATCCTACGAGTCGATCCGACGTCAGGCGAACGCCGACTCGTATCCTGTTCCACTTTCGATTCGGCTCTCGGTTCGGGTCCGACGCTCGAGAATTTGACGGGAATGACCGTCGATCGGACGACGGGAACGATCTACTATACGGATTACaacgtcggcgccgtcgtgAGAGTCGATCTACAAAGCGGCGACCGAGAACTCGTCTCCGGCGCCGATCGAGGTGCCGGTCCGACGATGAAGCATCCCGTCAACGTCGCCACGGGCTCGGACGGCTCGatctacgtcgtcgattcgcttcaCGCGACTCTATTCAAaatcgatccgacgacgggcgaTCGGGTCGTCGTCTCCGGAAACGGGACGGGAACGGGTATTGAACTTGGTACAGTTCTCGGTCTCGCGATTCGGTCGGCGAACGCGTTGCTCGTTCTCAGCTCGACGTCGGTGATTTCCGTCGATGCGGCGACGGGCGATCGGACTGTCGTCAGCGGTGCCGATCGCGGTTTCGGATCCAAATTGAGTCATCCCGTTAATATGGCATTGATTAATGCGGATGAG GTGATAGTTGCTGACCATATTCCGCCTGCACTCCATCGCGTCAACCTTTCGACGGGAGAACGacaaatcgtttcttctactcCAGTCGACGGCATTCATTTTGCCACTGATACGGCCATTCTCCCGTCCGGACGCATTGCCGTCTGCGACTACGGTCATCAAGCTATTTGGGGTGTCGATCCGACGTCTGGTGATAGGGCGATTATGTCCGGCAAGGGACGCGGAAAGGGGCCTGACCTTGTCCATCCGTTCGGtgtcatcgtcgccgacaaGGACAGTCTCGTCGTGCTTGATAGGGGCACTCAGAGCCTGATACGAGTCAACTGTGCGACGGGGGACCGTACCGTCATTTCTTCTCATTCTGCCGATGCTGAGGTTCCCTTTAGAAATCCATTCGCTCTAACTAAAAGAGATAATGGAgatttcctcgtcttcgacaATGCCCAGCATGCTCTCCTCAATGTCACGTCTTCTGGGTGTCGATCTGTGCTGTCGAGCGACGCCGTGGGATCCGGACCGTCCCTGCGTCTGGTCATGGCCATTCATCAGCTGTCCGACGGAAAAGTTCTTGCCGTTTGCCGAAATTCTACACTCGCGCTGATAAATCTCGAGAACGGCGACCGAGAaccgttgtcgttgtcgggAGCAACGATCAGCAGTCCCGTCAGCACGTGCAAGGGAACGTCGCCTGACActgtcttcgtcgctcaGTTTGGCCACTGCGATTGCGCTATCGTCTCTATcgatttgaaggagaagaaagcgtcTCTCGTCACGAGTGCCAACGTCGCGTCGGACCCAACCGTGGGCTCGGGTGCAGAAATGAAAATTCCCCTCGGCTGCACTCTTGGCGAGGATGGGAATCTCTACTATGCCGATGCTCACTACAGCTCCGTTGTGAAAGTTTCTTTGAAGAATGGAAGGCGTTGTGAAGTCACTAGTTCTACTGTTGGAAAGACGGTCTCTGTGATTTAG
- the LOC136194260 gene encoding RUN domain-containing protein 3B-like, with amino-acid sequence MILTRARLCQMVTPLQAGGMEDQTSVAWELHARRQAEIHRGNLLAVLNHSVKSLIDQSCFAPIDDTSDALHNFCAVFEQVLSHRLKPQMTFFGGAEMPTFWDVVKTACKKAVPHNCLASIESMENVQTPLGKGRAWIRLAAMEKRLSEYLSAILANQKLLKEYYEPHAVLRSDEGSTVAMFIQGLNAVDFSLCLRDGSYDVGNYMAIDYTPFLSFSQSEAGRVADAVEERVAAMESGGHPVSQADIALHLQRTRSFSNGGLEIDSRIVELETALRKEREQKSFFEELLRNRESQLDSYKKRVTELNEKLTSLQNEASSEREQLHTIVIELQEKLGTSHPKSSQFLSSQNLKYQVDAQHAVTPVGSPSSSDGSAEGFWKKEKKKKREKESTSGSS; translated from the exons ATGATCCTAACGCGCGCTCGGCTTTGTCAGATGGTGACGCCTTTGCAAGCCGGAGGAATGGAGGACCAAACGTCGGTCGCTTGGGAGCTGCACGCCAGGCGACAAGCCGAAATCCATCGCGGAAATCTTCTAGCTGTGCTCAA CCACTCCGTCAAATCCTTGATCGATCAATCGTGCTTTGCACCGATCGACGACACGAGCGACGCCCTGCACAACTTCTGCGCCGTTTTCGAGCAAGTTCTCTCGCATCGGCTCAaac CGCAGATGACGTTCTTCGGCGGCGCCGAAATGCCGACGTTCTGggacgtcgtcaagacggCGTGCAAGAAGGCCGTACCTCACAATTGCCTCGCAAGCATCGAATCAATGGAAAACGTCCAAACACCTTTGGGAAAG GGTCGAGCTTGGATTCGATTGGCTGCCATGGAGAAACGGCTGTCCGAATACTTGAGCGCAATTCTGGCCAATCAGAAGCTTCTAAA AGAGTATTACGAGCCGCACGCCGTTCTCCGATCAGACGAGGGCAGTACAGTGGCTATGTTCATCCAAGGCCTAAACGCAGTTGACTTCAG CTTGTGTCTACGCGATGGCTCATATGACGTTGGGAACTACATGGCAATCGATTACACACCTTTCCTATCGTTTAGTCAGAG TGAGGCCGGACGAGTTGCGGATGCCGTGGAGGAGCGCGTCGCCGCTATGGAAAGCGGTGGGCATCCCGTCAGTCAGGCCGACATCGCGTTGCACTTGCAGCGAACGCGATCGTTCAGCAACGGCGGTCTCGAGATCGATTCTCGCATCGTCGAACTGGAAACGGCtctgagaaaagaacgagaacagaaa AGTTTCTTCGAGGAGCTTCTACGTAATCGAGAATCGCAGCTGGACAGCTACAAGAAACGGGTTACTGAACTAAACGAAAAGCTGACCTCATTGCAGAATGAGGCGTCATCAGAAAGAGAACAGCTTCATACGATCGTCATAGAGCTACAGGAAAAATT gggcACCTCTCATCCCAAGAGTTCGCAGTTTCTCTCGTCGCAGAATCTGAAGTATCAAGTCGACGCCCAGCACGCGGTGACTCCCGTCGgttcgccgtcttcttcggACGGCAGTGCCGAGGGCTTTtggaagaaggagaagaagaagaagagggaaAAGGAGTCGACCAGCGGTAGTAGCTGA
- the LOC136194247 gene encoding uncharacterized protein, whose translation MLATKKPTKRSSACKCIVASAVLLTLLVASFAVFLHIHVTTPPLSNVFLSQKFFPPGQQLKLKQRRVATVTKSSPSTLCDGYGVLRDFYFTKMGGVQCAQLVWRSAAEFEEGDRYIAYLETVYKAFDTIAHAEEYFVKFWGRHLYDPLPSYLYVNETETAPAAGDAHRAFRWDVGNVVPGMPVPLQAASTPRHVVYIFREGRFFVRIVMQAFSNARDERLSVETAGRLAGVVTDLIRSNRLPEWQERFRNIQSSCQDGVAKLFRPVSKAFRKRFASARKWFKGKMTSIFESLSHKDFRWTFLVVQDVRLLLIALVVLLHNRFNAFLKPYEEIMKARLFC comes from the exons ATGCTAGCAACAAAGAAGCCAACCAAACGCTCGTCGGCGTGCAAGTGCATCGTCGCCTCGGCCGTTCTACTGACACTTCTCGTCGCCTccttcgccgtctttctACACATCCACGTTACCACGCCCCCCTTGTCGAACGTCTTCCTCTCCCAAAAATTTTTCCCGCCCGGTCAACAGCTCAAGCTGAAGcagcgtcgcgtcgcgacggtgacaaagtcgtcgccgtcgacacTATGCGACGGCTACGGCGTCCTGCGCGACTTCTACTTCACGAAAATGGGCGGCGTCCAATGCGCCCAGCTCGTCTGGCGCAGCGCCGCCGAATTCGAAGAGGGCGATCGCTATATCGCCTATCTCGAAACGGTATACAAAGCATTCGACACGATCGCGCACGCCGAGGAGTATTTCGTCAAATTCTGGGGCCGTCATCTGTACGATCCATTACCGTCGTATTTGTACGTGAacgagacggagacggcgcccgccgccggcgacgctCATCGCGCCTTTCGCTGGGACGTTGGAAACGTCGTTCCCGGAATGCCCGTTCCGCTTCAAGCCGCGTCGACGCCTCGACACGTTGTCTATATTTTTAG AGAGGGACGGTTTTTCGTGAGAATCGTCATGCAGGCGTTTTCGAATGCGCGCGACGAGCGTCTGagcgtcgaaacggcggGAAG ATTAGCCGGCGTTGTGACTGATCTGATACGTTCGAATCGGCTTCCTGAATGGCAAGAGCGATTTCGTAACATTCAGTCATCTTGTCAAGATG GCGTCGCAAAACTATTTCGACCCGTTTCTAAGGCATTTCGTAAGAGATTCGCTTCGGCGAGGAAATGGTTCAAAGGCAAGATGACGTCTATTTTCGAAAGCTTGTCGCACAAAG ATTTTCGATGgacgtttctcgtcgttcaagACGTTCGATTGCTTCTCATCGCTCTCGTTGTCTTGCTTCACAATCGATTCAACGCATTTTTGAAG CCATACGAAGAGATAATGAAAGCAAGATTGTTCTGCTAA
- the LOC136194244 gene encoding sperm-associated microtubule inner protein 4-like yields the protein MTDELLSPTYRSSQLHTPRYLERITIDDPHYRTYAAKPDIKRWGRHWSYGGIGPPSLWTSFRPVSGGAPVPKGHDHVGGGVFPYPRGLPVKQLYDVTSLKRSNLRWNDQLSPRPLTSAAVKDMEVDQAFPAEHPLTSHTPRFSVFPATDCSPRTYTYNELSPSRKAPFFVASKTRGSPFRREVIALSERSTSGFPPVHDVWDIPRGSRRLMRSQTYPGPLISYPTDPVTREGTHLDVRPTTAKALQDYSEKSANATCYSSEYQSKGVKEVNILNLEEKEEGDSAKGKETTFTELEDYHTPRPIEGRHSANAASLLPARRLADAALRVNFQPEVTEIDLPEEEEEEEKEEEEEDEGERVTMSGGSLRPRPLSSHHERQIRYTKTAVLGKFAKEYPETFPDLRASTRDGKRHVFHGYHSHYFH from the exons ATGACTGACGAGCTCTTGTCTCCGACCTATCGTTCGAGTCAACTGCACACTCCCCGCTACTTGGAACGAATCACAATCGACGATCCCCA TTACCGCACGTACGCCGCTAAACCCGATATCAAACGCTGGGGTCGTCACTGGAGCTACGGCGGAATTGGACCACCGTCGCTATGGACATCCTTTCGACCCGTCTCCGGCGGAGCGCCCGTTCCGAAGGGGCACGAtcacgtcggcggcggagtATTTCCATATCCCAG AGGACTTCCCGTAAAGCAACTCTATGACGTTACGTCGCTGAAGCGAAGCAATCTGCGCTGGAACGATCAGCT ATCGCCTCGTCCACTAACCAGTGCTGCAGTCAA GGATATGGAGGTGGATCAGGCGTTTCCTGCCGAGCATCCTCTCACTTCGCATACGCCTCGATTCAGCGTTTTTCCCGCCACCGATTGCAGTCCCAGGACCTATACGTACAACGAGCTGAGTCCGTCTCGAAAGGCGCCCTTCTTTGtggcgtcgaaaacgagaggAAGTCCCTTTCGAAGAGAAGTGATCGCACTAAGTGAGCGGTCGACTTCCGGGTTTCCACCCGTTCACGACGTCTGGGATATTCCGCGAGGAAGTCGACGACTAATG CGAAGTCAAACGTATCCTGGTCCTTTGATCTCGTATCCAACGGATCCCGTCACGCGCGAGGGCACCCATTTGGACGTGAGACCGACGACGGCCAAGGCTTTGCAAGACTACTCGGAGAAGTCGGCCAATGCCACGTGTTACAGCTCGGAGTATCAGTCAAAAGGAGTCAAGGAGGTCAATATTTTAaatttggaagaaaaagaagaaggggACTCTGCCAAG GGTAAGGAAACAACGTTTACGGAGCTCGAGGATTATCACACGCCTCGGCCAATAGAGGGAAGACATTCGGCTAACGCTGCAAGCCTACTTCCGGCTCGTCGTCTTGCAGATGCAGCTCTAAGGGTCAATTTTCAACCTGAAGTTACGGAAATCGATCTAccagaagaggaggaagaggaggagaaggaggaggaggaggaagatgaAGGGGAGAGGGTGACAATGTCCGGTGGAAGCTTGAGGCCAAGACCGTTATCGAGTCATCACGAGCGACAAATTCGCTACACGAAGACAGCCGTTCTCGGCAAGTTCGCCAAAGAGTATCCAGAAACGTTTCCCGATTTGCGAGCTTCGACTCGAGACGGAAAACGTCACGTGTTTCACGGATATCATTCGCATTATTTTCACTAG